The genomic window CGCCCCATGCGGCGCAAGGTCGCCATCAGACCGGGAATCCGCTGCGAACCGGCCTCCGTCCTGACCCCATCCCAAATGGCGATGTCGAGGAAACCGGGGATTGCGATTGACAAAACAGGACCTTTCCGCTAGATGTTTGACAACTCACCGATGAAAGATGGTTCATGGCTCTCGGGGAGTAGCCTCAGCACTCGTTATGCCCTCTCGGACGGTTTATGGATGACTCAGGCTGACGGATCCGTTTGAAGACAGGTCCGGTTCGTCGTTCGGGGAAAGGGACGGAGAGCGTCATTTTGAAAAACACCTTTTATGAAATAAAGATCATCACCGATTTTTCCGCCGCGCACCACCTCAGGGACTTTCGCGGTAAGTGCGAGAACCTGCACGGCCACAACTGGAAGATCGAAATCGTCCTGCGGGGGACCGAACTGAATGAGATAGGGGTCCTGGTCGATTTCGGCGAAGTCAAGCAAGCGACTCGGGCACTTCTTTCCGAGGTGGACCACCATTA from Syntrophobacter fumaroxidans MPOB includes these protein-coding regions:
- the queD gene encoding 6-carboxytetrahydropterin synthase QueD, with protein sequence MKNTFYEIKIITDFSAAHHLRDFRGKCENLHGHNWKIEIVLRGTELNEIGVLVDFGEVKQATRALLSEVDHHYLNEIPFFADRNPSSENIARYLFERLAEKFDNDKLRLYRVSAWESDDACATFMRE